Proteins from a genomic interval of Nostoc sp. TCL240-02:
- a CDS encoding DUF2141 domain-containing protein, producing MLKLSRLSHVLLATLVSLSFAKTANAEPTATLSVVVNGIQHKKGEICFRVYATEKGFPMSNSSGSQSGCAKITGNSVKKDFSGLKPGTYAVAVVDDQNGDRKLNKDFFGIPTEGFGISKNPTVSIQTGTPKFRDASFVVNKNTTVNIIMKYSLDS from the coding sequence ATGCTGAAACTATCTCGTTTATCTCATGTTTTACTTGCTACTTTGGTGAGCCTCAGCTTTGCTAAAACAGCGAATGCAGAACCAACTGCAACACTTAGTGTTGTAGTAAATGGCATACAACATAAAAAAGGTGAGATTTGCTTCCGAGTTTACGCAACTGAAAAAGGATTTCCGATGAGTAATTCTAGTGGATCTCAAAGTGGCTGTGCTAAGATTACTGGCAATTCTGTTAAAAAAGATTTCTCCGGTTTGAAGCCTGGAACTTATGCTGTCGCCGTGGTTGACGATCAAAATGGCGATCGCAAACTCAATAAAGACTTTTTTGGTATTCCTACAGAAGGTTTTGGGATTTCTAAAAATCCAACTGTGTCTATACAAACAGGTACACCAAAGTTTCGTGATGCTAGTTTTGTTGTAAATAAAAATACAACAGTCAATATCATTATGAAATATTCGTTGGATTCATAA
- a CDS encoding glycosyltransferase family 2 protein yields the protein MSSNQPRLSIGLPVYNGEKFIKEAIDSLLAQTFEDFELIISDNASTDKTEEICRAYAEKDQRICYYRNDKNIGCARNFNRVFQLSSGEYFKWAAYDDLHAPDFIKKCVEVLDQDPSIVLCHSQTYFIDEQGNFLQNYDIKLKADALKPHERFHELLTKHLCYQCYGVIRANALRKIPSMGGYGNADGILLLRLGILGRFYEIPEYLFFARSHPQQSMSMYFPNYLLFANNSKKCSLSMLPDFYAYAVWFDSAKKGQILLPHWRIIWEYLLSIWRSPLNFNEQLCCYRSLHQQLKGAEYLLLKDLLRVLQVLWKSWQTASIKKYQVIHFTNQLKNKSW from the coding sequence ATGAGTAGCAATCAGCCACGATTGAGCATCGGATTACCTGTATACAATGGTGAAAAATTTATCAAAGAAGCCATAGATTCACTCTTGGCTCAAACCTTTGAAGATTTTGAGCTAATTATTTCAGATAATGCATCTACAGATAAAACTGAGGAAATTTGTAGAGCTTATGCTGAGAAAGACCAACGTATTTGTTACTACCGCAATGACAAGAACATTGGTTGCGCTCGTAACTTTAATCGCGTCTTTCAATTGTCTTCAGGTGAGTACTTTAAATGGGCAGCTTATGACGACCTCCATGCTCCAGATTTTATCAAGAAGTGTGTTGAGGTACTTGACCAAGACCCTAGCATAGTCTTATGTCACTCCCAGACATATTTTATTGATGAACAGGGTAATTTTCTCCAAAATTACGATATCAAACTTAAGGCAGATGCATTAAAACCACATGAGCGTTTTCACGAATTGCTGACGAAACATTTATGTTATCAATGTTACGGAGTAATTCGCGCCAATGCCCTAAGAAAGATACCATCAATGGGTGGTTACGGTAATGCAGATGGAATCCTCTTGTTAAGACTTGGTATTCTTGGCAGGTTTTATGAAATCCCTGAATACCTGTTTTTTGCCAGAAGCCATCCACAACAATCAATGAGTATGTACTTCCCTAATTATTTGCTGTTTGCTAACAACAGTAAAAAATGCTCATTGAGTATGCTACCTGATTTCTATGCTTATGCAGTGTGGTTTGATTCAGCAAAGAAAGGACAAATTTTATTGCCACATTGGAGAATAATCTGGGAGTATCTACTCTCTATATGGCGTAGTCCCCTAAATTTTAATGAGCAGCTTTGTTGTTATAGAAGCCTACATCAGCAGTTAAAAGGGGCAGAATATCTTTTGCTGAAAGATTTATTAAGAGTGCTACAAGTACTTTGGAAAAGTTGGCAAACAGCATCAATCAAAAAATATCAAGTCATTCATTTCACAAACCAGCTTAAAAATAAAAGCTGGTAA
- a CDS encoding NAD(P)-dependent oxidoreductase, producing MNLKDKTLLITGIDEFVGLRTAELAIAQGMKVRGLQSSKEQNKQLQNLGVEIIIGSITDSTIAQKACQEVDIVLHTDQLAEEAGAINNFRDVNVGGTVNMAKAAKQAGVKTFVHLSSVMVYGFNYPNGVTESGPLSGANNPYCETKIEAETAVLELNNPPDFGIIVIRAGDVYGPGSIPWIVRPILMMRQKLFACANDAKGVINHVYIDNLIDGIFLAIEKETYGEIFNITDGQETSWKEYFMRLAAMEGLQAPLSLSKDEIKLFLKLRVQGQKLFRKKVDILPESIDFMTRPYACSIVKAQNLLNYKPTVDLEEGMQRTHEWLQKTDIQNLIK from the coding sequence ATGAACCTCAAAGACAAAACCCTGCTAATTACTGGGATCGATGAATTCGTCGGTTTGCGTACAGCCGAGTTAGCTATAGCGCAAGGGATGAAAGTTCGGGGACTGCAAAGTTCTAAAGAACAGAACAAACAATTACAGAACTTAGGTGTTGAGATAATTATTGGTAGTATCACCGATTCTACTATTGCTCAAAAGGCTTGTCAGGAAGTAGATATCGTTTTACATACAGACCAACTTGCCGAAGAAGCTGGCGCAATTAATAACTTTCGTGATGTCAATGTTGGCGGTACTGTCAACATGGCTAAAGCTGCTAAACAGGCTGGTGTCAAAACATTTGTGCATCTTTCTAGTGTAATGGTTTACGGTTTCAACTATCCTAATGGTGTTACAGAATCCGGGCCACTTTCGGGCGCAAATAATCCTTACTGTGAAACAAAAATAGAAGCCGAAACAGCAGTTTTAGAACTGAATAATCCTCCAGATTTTGGCATAATCGTTATTCGAGCCGGAGATGTTTACGGCCCAGGAAGTATACCCTGGATAGTCAGACCAATTTTGATGATGCGTCAAAAATTATTTGCCTGTGCCAACGATGCTAAAGGAGTAATCAATCACGTATATATAGATAACCTGATTGATGGCATCTTTCTAGCGATAGAAAAAGAAACATACGGTGAAATATTTAATATCACTGACGGACAAGAAACTTCTTGGAAAGAGTATTTTATGCGTTTAGCAGCAATGGAAGGTTTACAAGCACCTCTTTCATTATCGAAAGATGAAATCAAGTTGTTTCTAAAGCTACGTGTTCAAGGACAAAAGCTTTTTCGGAAAAAAGTTGATATTTTACCAGAGTCTATAGATTTTATGACTCGTCCTTATGCTTGTTCTATTGTCAAAGCACAAAACCTGTTAAATTATAAACCAACAGTTGACTTAGAAGAAGGAATGCAGCGAACACATGAATGGCTGCAAAAAACAGATATTCAAAACTTGATTAAATAG
- the devC gene encoding ABC transporter permease DevC, which produces MNFKIPLGWLQLAQQKVRLLVAVAGIGFIVLLMFVQLGFQDALYSSATAVHQNLKGDLFLVSSQYKSLTSNQSFSRTRLYQSLGFDGVESVSPMYLQFAKLKNPATSEKYSIYVIGFDPGRPVMNLPEVEKNLDKLKIPDVVLFDRGSRPEFGPIAEKFNRGETAQTVEIFPYSSLIGYRVRIGGLFTLGPSFGVDGNLLVSDSTFLRINPNTRPADMIDIGLISLKPGANAEKVLKNLQANLPSDVQVFTRQGFIDFEKNYWAVRTPIGFILNLMLTMAAVVGVVIVYQILYSNIATQFVAYATLKAIGYANGYLLNVVFQQALILAILGYIPGFITSVLLYSFAAEATKLPIVMTTNNAVIVLTSTVLMCITSGALAINKLRSADPGDIF; this is translated from the coding sequence ATGAATTTCAAAATTCCTTTAGGATGGCTACAGCTAGCGCAGCAAAAAGTTCGTTTACTAGTAGCTGTAGCCGGGATTGGTTTTATTGTGCTGCTCATGTTTGTGCAACTTGGTTTTCAAGATGCCCTCTATTCAAGTGCAACCGCAGTCCATCAAAATCTCAAAGGAGATTTATTTTTAGTGAGTTCGCAATATAAATCTTTGACCTCAAATCAAAGTTTTTCACGGACTCGTTTGTACCAATCTCTGGGGTTTGATGGCGTAGAGTCAGTTAGCCCCATGTATTTGCAATTTGCCAAACTAAAAAATCCGGCTACTAGTGAGAAATATTCAATATATGTTATTGGTTTCGATCCAGGTAGACCTGTGATGAATCTCCCAGAAGTGGAGAAAAATTTAGATAAACTCAAAATTCCCGATGTCGTGCTTTTTGACCGGGGTTCTCGCCCAGAGTTTGGCCCAATAGCAGAAAAATTTAATCGGGGAGAAACTGCACAGACAGTTGAAATATTTCCATACAGTTCATTGATTGGCTATAGAGTGAGAATAGGTGGTTTATTCACATTAGGCCCTTCGTTTGGGGTAGACGGAAATTTGCTCGTTAGTGACTCAACTTTTTTGAGGATAAATCCCAATACTCGTCCGGCGGATATGATAGATATTGGTTTGATTTCACTCAAACCTGGTGCTAATGCTGAAAAAGTATTGAAAAATTTACAGGCAAATTTGCCTAGTGATGTCCAAGTTTTTACCCGCCAAGGCTTCATTGATTTTGAAAAAAATTATTGGGCTGTTAGAACACCCATTGGTTTTATTCTTAACTTGATGTTGACAATGGCTGCGGTTGTTGGTGTGGTTATTGTTTATCAAATTCTTTACAGCAATATTGCTACCCAATTTGTTGCTTACGCCACTTTAAAAGCCATCGGTTATGCCAATGGCTATTTGTTGAATGTGGTATTTCAGCAAGCTTTGATTTTGGCAATATTAGGTTATATTCCAGGATTTATTACTTCTGTTTTGTTATATAGTTTTGCAGCCGAAGCAACTAAACTACCAATAGTTATGACCACTAATAATGCAGTGATTGTCTTAACTTCAACAGTTTTAATGTGCATAACATCAGGAGCGCTGGCTATCAACAAACTCCGCTCCGCAGATCCGGGAGATATTTTCTAG
- a CDS encoding ABC exporter membrane fusion protein: protein MAVNKESRLFTKPVGRSQLILAASLTLAAGLIAFYSLVPFWSKPKVVAPAANPPKAVTPAKVAVTALGRLEPEGEVTSLTAPASNNGVRVDRLLVKEGDAVKAGQLLAYLENYGRSRTALQQALDQLQVAKAKLAQVKSGGKTGDIDAQKAVIARLEPQYKGDVATQEATIARIQAEVDNAQAENNRYQQLYKQGAIAASVADSKALQLKTTQQQLTEAQATLKRTQDTYQEQRKQAQAQLTSISEVRSVDVQVAQTEVNSATTSVQQAKADLDLSYIKSPINGKILKIHAKTGEVISTNKGFAEIGKTSQMYVIAEVYQTDVQKVRVGQKATITSTAFTGTIKGTVKEIGWQVDKQNIFSINPGSDTDRRIVEVKISIDNPADSEKVARLTNLQVDVAIHI, encoded by the coding sequence ATGGCAGTAAATAAAGAAAGCCGATTATTCACAAAACCCGTAGGTAGATCGCAACTAATTTTAGCAGCTTCTCTAACTTTAGCAGCCGGATTAATAGCTTTTTATAGTTTGGTACCATTTTGGTCTAAACCTAAAGTTGTGGCACCAGCAGCGAATCCTCCCAAAGCTGTGACTCCTGCAAAAGTTGCTGTAACCGCCTTGGGACGTTTAGAGCCAGAAGGTGAAGTTACTTCTTTGACTGCTCCTGCTTCTAATAATGGGGTACGAGTAGACAGACTGTTAGTGAAAGAAGGAGATGCGGTTAAAGCAGGACAATTATTGGCCTATCTCGAAAATTATGGTCGTTCTAGAACTGCATTACAACAGGCTTTAGACCAACTCCAAGTTGCCAAAGCGAAACTAGCACAGGTTAAATCTGGAGGGAAAACGGGAGATATTGATGCTCAAAAGGCAGTTATCGCACGTTTAGAGCCACAATATAAAGGGGATGTTGCTACTCAAGAGGCGACAATTGCCCGCATCCAAGCTGAAGTAGACAATGCTCAAGCTGAGAATAATCGCTATCAGCAATTATATAAACAAGGTGCGATCGCGGCTTCTGTAGCAGATAGCAAAGCTTTGCAACTCAAGACTACACAACAGCAGCTAACAGAAGCTCAAGCCACCCTCAAGCGCACTCAAGATACATACCAAGAACAACGCAAGCAAGCACAAGCACAACTCACCAGTATTAGCGAAGTGCGTAGCGTAGATGTTCAAGTTGCACAAACCGAAGTCAACAGTGCAACAACTTCTGTTCAACAAGCAAAAGCCGACTTGGATTTAAGTTACATTAAATCTCCCATAAACGGCAAAATTTTAAAAATCCACGCTAAAACCGGAGAAGTAATCAGCACCAACAAAGGATTTGCTGAAATCGGTAAAACATCTCAAATGTATGTGATTGCAGAGGTGTATCAAACCGATGTTCAAAAAGTGCGTGTAGGACAAAAAGCCACAATTACCAGCACTGCATTTACTGGAACAATAAAAGGAACTGTCAAAGAGATTGGTTGGCAAGTTGACAAGCAAAACATCTTCAGCATCAACCCTGGTTCAGATACAGACCGCAGAATAGTTGAAGTTAAAATCTCCATCGATAATCCCGCAGATAGTGAAAAGGTTGCTCGTTTAACTAACTTACAAGTGGATGTCGCCATTCATATTTAG